The stretch of DNA TTATTATATTCGGATTTTTAGTTTCAGCATTTGCAGGTGCCATCGTATCCCTACTTCAATTCTATGCTGAAAATCAAAGTTTAAAAAACTATATTTTATGGTCATTCGGAGCTAATAACATGGTAACAAGAAGCCAGATCATTGTATTGTCTATATTGGTTTTTATAGGATCACTGATCTGTTTTAAAACCATAAAACCTTTAATAGGAAATTCTTTAGGCAGTTCGTATGCACAAAGTCTGGGAGTAAATTTACAGCAGTTAAAGCTGTTTGTGATCATATCTTCTTCCCTCCTTTCAGCGTCTGTAACCGCTTTTTTAGGACCTATCCTATTTATAGGAATTATTGTTCCTCACTTTTGCAGATTAATTTATAACCCTGCAAAGTTATGGCAGCAATGGATACTCAATATGTTATTGGGAATGCTGATTATGTTATTGTTTTCAATTGTTGCGGAAAAAACACAGATTCCGTTAAATGTCATAAGCTCTATCTTTGGAATACCCGTGATTCTGATGATGTTGTTGAAACAAAATAAAGTTTAATCGCAAGGACGCAAAAGTATCTGTAAAGGATTATATGTATTTTAAGACGCAAGGATTTTATCTTCGATAAAATTAGTGATGATACTATTTAAAATAATATCATTAACTTAACACTACGCTTGCTGAAAATCTTTGATTTTCTTGCGTCTTAAAAAAGCAATATTAAAGATCAATCTCTTTGCGACTTTGCGATTAACAAATACACAAATAACAGAAAACGAATTATCAAAAATAGTTTTTGAAACCGGCTTAAAAATTCATAAAAAATTAGGAGCAGGATTATTTGAACATGTTTATGAAGCTTGCTTATTTTATGAACTAAAGAAAACCGGATTGTTTATCGAAAAACAGAAATCACTTCCGATTTTATATGAAGAATTAATCATTGAAAATGCTTTCAGATTAGATATGATTATTGAAAATAAATTAATACTGGAAATAAAAGCAGTCGAATATATTAACCCAGCTCATAAAGCCCAGCTTTTAACTTATCTCAAAATGACAGGTTTCAAACTAGGATTATTAATTAACTTTCAAACTCACATCTTTAAAAACGGAGTTACAAGAATAAGTAAATAGCTTATAAAAATTTAACAGGCTCAGCCATTCTTTTCATCTTAAAAAGTAACTTTGTGAAAACAAATTCTTGACCTTGTAATTATCAAATAATATGCACCTACAGATCAAACAAGCCCATATCGGATATAATACAACCTTGATTTCAAATGTCAATGCAAATTTGAATTTGGGTGATGTATGCTTACTGATCGGAAATAATGGAGTAGGTAAAACAACTTTAATTAAATCAATTCTTCACCAGCTTCCTTTAATAAAAGGTGAAATTTTTATCGGGGATAAAAACATTAAAAG from Chryseobacterium piperi encodes:
- a CDS encoding FecCD family ABC transporter permease; translation: MSNKFKILCLLFIIAIITTAIINMNTGFLSLHLQDFFQNSANSQIAEIRVNRVLVMVLAGISIPTSGFLMQEYFQNPLAGPDILGITSIASLSVAFYILFSHNILLPEFLQNSFLSLSAIIGSLLLMLVILSMSNKFQDKSYLIIFGFLVSAFAGAIVSLLQFYAENQSLKNYILWSFGANNMVTRSQIIVLSILVFIGSLICFKTIKPLIGNSLGSSYAQSLGVNLQQLKLFVIISSSLLSASVTAFLGPILFIGIIVPHFCRLIYNPAKLWQQWILNMLLGMLIMLLFSIVAEKTQIPLNVISSIFGIPVILMMLLKQNKV
- a CDS encoding GxxExxY protein, which gives rise to MTENELSKIVFETGLKIHKKLGAGLFEHVYEACLFYELKKTGLFIEKQKSLPILYEELIIENAFRLDMIIENKLILEIKAVEYINPAHKAQLLTYLKMTGFKLGLLINFQTHIFKNGVTRISK